One genomic window of Piscinibacter gummiphilus includes the following:
- a CDS encoding HD domain-containing protein → MKILEAFSYASQLHAGHVDLAGRPYIDHLSRVCRAVQERGGSIYQQIASLFHDALEDGKATVDELLATGVPRLAVDLVLILTRRHNETYAQYILRVSASPDAGLIKQADIEDNLQPERLGLLDAAKRDGLKKRYAKALEALACADGLSTSLQQAPSDVLC, encoded by the coding sequence ATGAAGATTCTTGAAGCGTTTTCCTACGCGAGTCAGCTGCACGCCGGTCACGTGGACCTGGCCGGCAGGCCCTACATCGACCACTTGTCGCGCGTCTGCCGCGCTGTTCAGGAGCGTGGTGGGAGCATCTACCAGCAGATCGCGTCGCTGTTCCACGATGCTCTCGAAGATGGCAAGGCGACGGTTGACGAACTACTCGCCACCGGCGTACCGCGTCTCGCGGTTGACCTGGTCCTCATCCTCACTCGTCGCCACAACGAGACCTACGCGCAATACATCTTGCGTGTCAGTGCATCGCCTGATGCTGGGTTGATCAAGCAGGCGGACATCGAGGACAACCTGCAGCCTGAACGGCTCGGCCTGCTCGACGCTGCAAAGCGGGATGGGCTCAAGAAGCGCTACGCGAAAGCGCTAGAAGCGCTGGCCTGTGCCGATGGGTTGAGTACGAGCCTTCAACAGGCACCATCTGATGTGCTTTGCTGA